One window from the genome of Acuticoccus sp. I52.16.1 encodes:
- a CDS encoding ABC transporter ATP-binding protein: protein MMASTDTAASAAPGPAADALLDVRGLTKTFNVKRDGKRYKVQAVDHISLTVQRGEVLGIVGESGCGKTTVGRTIMGLTHADGGEVMFRGGNLLTARGGRLREARLKLRMVFQDPYASLNPRRTVGDSVAETGDIHGIFKSRKDRAALVDEALTQVGLDPSFAGRYPHELSGGQRQRVGIARAILPVPDLIIADEPVSALDVSIQAQVLNLLGDLKARLGLTMMFISHDLGVVAKISDRVAVLYMGHVVEIGDGPSLFAEAQHPYTQVLIASVPRIDVTKRVTGAMERGEPPSRFSQIEGCPFQDRCPKRTDVCKTMPDLRPTRPGHRVACHHV, encoded by the coding sequence ATGATGGCGTCCACCGACACGGCCGCCTCCGCGGCGCCCGGCCCCGCCGCCGACGCGCTGCTCGACGTGCGCGGCCTCACCAAGACCTTCAACGTCAAGCGTGACGGCAAGCGCTACAAGGTGCAGGCCGTCGACCACATCTCGCTCACCGTGCAGCGGGGCGAGGTTCTGGGGATCGTCGGCGAATCGGGCTGCGGCAAGACCACCGTCGGCCGCACCATCATGGGCCTCACCCACGCCGACGGCGGCGAAGTGATGTTCCGCGGCGGCAACTTGCTGACCGCGCGCGGGGGCCGGCTGCGCGAGGCGCGGCTCAAGCTGCGCATGGTCTTCCAGGACCCCTACGCCTCGCTCAACCCGCGCCGCACCGTGGGCGACTCGGTAGCCGAGACGGGGGACATCCACGGCATCTTCAAGAGCCGCAAGGATCGCGCCGCACTGGTCGACGAGGCGCTGACGCAGGTCGGCCTCGATCCCTCCTTCGCCGGCCGCTATCCGCACGAACTGTCGGGCGGTCAGCGCCAGCGCGTCGGCATCGCCCGCGCGATCCTTCCCGTGCCGGACCTCATCATCGCCGACGAGCCGGTCTCCGCGCTCGACGTCTCGATCCAGGCGCAGGTGCTGAACCTCCTCGGCGACCTCAAGGCCCGGCTGGGGCTGACGATGATGTTCATCTCCCACGACCTCGGCGTCGTGGCGAAGATCTCCGACCGCGTGGCCGTCCTCTACATGGGCCACGTCGTCGAAATCGGCGACGGGCCGTCCCTCTTCGCCGAGGCGCAGCACCCCTACACGCAGGTGCTCATCGCCTCGGTGCCGCGGATCGACGTGACGAAGCGCGTCACCGGCGCGATGGAACGGGGCGAGCCCCCCAGCCGCTTCAGCCAGATCGAGGGGTGTCCCTTCCAGGACCGCTGTCCCAAGCGCACCGACGTGTGCAAGACCATGCCGGACCTGCGGCCCACCCGGCCGGGACACCGCGTCGCCTGCCACCACGTCTGA
- a CDS encoding GntR family transcriptional regulator, whose translation MQVNQTNPPESPILRRTLHEEVVSRLRDMIIDGTLETGSRINESELGPRLGVSRTPLREALRTLASEGLIELVRSKGAVVRRFGIEDVAQMLESLKAIEGYSARLGATRASDAEIAQILAWHEEMGRCYEAQERLAYYKLNQAIHTAIVGLAHNASLAELHELVQGRLKRIRYIGNHAETKWAGAMADHERMAEALRQRDGEALAEALEDHMDNTLMRVRDVL comes from the coding sequence ATGCAGGTAAATCAGACCAACCCACCCGAGAGCCCGATCCTGCGGCGCACGCTGCACGAGGAGGTGGTCTCGCGATTGCGGGACATGATCATCGACGGCACGCTGGAGACCGGCTCGCGCATCAACGAGAGCGAGCTGGGTCCGCGGCTCGGCGTCTCGCGGACACCCTTGCGCGAGGCGCTGCGGACCCTCGCCAGCGAAGGCCTGATCGAGTTGGTGCGCTCCAAGGGCGCGGTGGTGCGCCGCTTCGGGATCGAGGACGTGGCCCAGATGCTGGAGTCGCTGAAGGCGATCGAGGGCTATTCGGCGCGTCTGGGCGCGACCCGCGCCAGCGACGCCGAAATCGCCCAGATCCTCGCCTGGCACGAGGAAATGGGGCGCTGCTACGAGGCTCAGGAGCGGCTCGCCTACTACAAGCTCAACCAGGCGATCCACACCGCGATCGTCGGCCTGGCGCACAATGCCAGCCTCGCCGAGCTGCACGAGCTGGTGCAGGGGCGGCTGAAGCGCATCCGCTACATCGGCAACCACGCCGAGACGAAGTGGGCCGGGGCGATGGCCGACCACGAGCGCATGGCCGAGGCACTGCGCCAGCGCGACGGCGAGGCGCTGGCCGAAGCGTTGGAGGACCACATGGACAACACGCTGATGCGCGTCCGCGACGTCCTGTAG
- a CDS encoding amidohydrolase — protein MHLWDLSLGKHPWLCGEMIPFRYGDYSPIRRDYLAADYRRDAGPMNIVSTVYVEAEWDLADPFGETRWVHDYAAAAGFPGAVVAQAFLDAPDAADVIAGQAAFPLVRSIRHKPASAPGRADARRGAPKSMDDPQWRKGYEALAAHGLHFDLQTPWWHFDAAAELARDFPATTIVLNHTGLPADRSAEGLAGWRAAMETLAAEPNVAVKISGIGLKGERWDARANAFVVRDTLRIFGTERAMFASNFPVDSVVGELTTIFAGFAAITADLAPDVRRALFHDNAARIYRVAPAAAPQKHDKVLGGAS, from the coding sequence ATGCATCTTTGGGACCTGTCACTCGGAAAACATCCCTGGCTTTGCGGGGAGATGATCCCCTTCCGCTACGGCGACTATTCGCCGATCCGCCGCGACTACCTCGCCGCGGACTACCGGCGCGACGCCGGGCCCATGAACATCGTCTCGACCGTCTATGTCGAGGCCGAGTGGGATCTCGCGGATCCCTTCGGCGAGACCCGGTGGGTGCACGACTATGCCGCCGCGGCCGGTTTTCCGGGCGCCGTCGTCGCCCAGGCCTTCCTCGACGCGCCCGACGCGGCGGACGTGATCGCCGGGCAGGCCGCGTTCCCGCTGGTGCGCAGCATCCGCCACAAGCCCGCCTCCGCACCCGGCCGCGCCGACGCACGCCGCGGGGCACCGAAGTCGATGGACGACCCGCAGTGGCGCAAGGGCTACGAGGCGCTCGCCGCCCACGGCCTCCACTTCGACCTGCAGACGCCCTGGTGGCACTTCGACGCTGCCGCCGAGCTGGCGCGCGACTTCCCGGCGACGACCATCGTCCTCAACCACACCGGCCTGCCGGCCGACCGCTCGGCCGAGGGCCTCGCCGGTTGGCGCGCGGCGATGGAGACGCTGGCGGCCGAGCCCAACGTCGCGGTGAAGATCTCCGGCATCGGCCTGAAGGGCGAGCGCTGGGATGCGCGCGCCAACGCCTTCGTCGTGCGTGACACGCTGCGCATCTTCGGCACGGAGCGGGCGATGTTCGCGTCGAACTTCCCGGTCGATTCGGTCGTCGGCGAGTTGACGACGATCTTCGCCGGCTTCGCGGCGATCACCGCCGACCTGGCGCCCGACGTCCGCCGGGCGCTGTTCCACGACAATGCCGCGCGGATCTACCGGGTCGCCCCGGCCGCGGCACCACAAAAACACGACAAAGTCTTGGGAGGAGCATCATGA
- a CDS encoding TRAP transporter substrate-binding protein: MKPLWTALAATGFAALVALPASADVTLRYAHVGAEGEGQTRFAEELAKRIEERTDGRVQIEVFGNSQLGNLSEMLDAVRVGAIQMAHHDFSSLDRFYEDVAVFNAPYAYRGMDHAMKATAPGSPVLDEINEKLIENASIRIVGNFYRGARHLTARYPVYSPADMAGKKFRGVPIQLWSTMLEGMGAIPTPVEISEIMPALMTGLVEGQENPLNNIIARKMYEANEYLMMTGHMESVLAVFVNEDAWEGIPDEDRAIVEEVLEEVGQESLTWYRDSEADEIAFLKEQGVTVIDESAGLKLDEFREAVRAKVNEDYPNWSDYLKRIDEVQ; the protein is encoded by the coding sequence ATGAAACCCCTGTGGACGGCCCTCGCGGCCACCGGCTTCGCCGCCCTCGTCGCCCTGCCAGCGAGCGCCGACGTCACCTTGCGCTACGCCCACGTCGGCGCCGAGGGCGAAGGGCAGACGCGGTTCGCCGAGGAACTGGCCAAGCGCATCGAGGAGCGCACCGACGGTCGCGTGCAGATCGAGGTGTTCGGCAACTCGCAGCTCGGCAACCTGTCGGAGATGCTGGACGCGGTGCGCGTCGGCGCCATCCAGATGGCCCACCACGACTTCTCCTCGCTCGACCGCTTCTACGAGGACGTCGCCGTCTTCAACGCGCCTTACGCCTACCGCGGCATGGACCACGCGATGAAAGCGACCGCGCCGGGGAGCCCGGTGCTCGACGAGATCAACGAGAAGCTGATCGAGAACGCGTCGATCCGCATCGTCGGCAACTTCTATCGCGGCGCGCGGCACCTGACGGCACGCTATCCGGTCTACTCGCCGGCCGACATGGCGGGCAAGAAGTTCCGCGGCGTGCCGATCCAGCTCTGGTCGACGATGCTCGAAGGGATGGGCGCGATCCCGACCCCGGTCGAGATCTCCGAGATCATGCCGGCGCTGATGACGGGTCTGGTCGAGGGGCAGGAGAACCCGCTCAACAACATCATCGCCCGCAAGATGTACGAGGCGAACGAGTATCTGATGATGACCGGCCACATGGAGTCGGTGCTGGCGGTGTTCGTCAACGAGGACGCCTGGGAAGGCATCCCGGACGAGGATCGTGCGATCGTCGAGGAGGTGCTCGAGGAGGTCGGCCAGGAATCGCTCACCTGGTACCGCGACAGCGAGGCGGACGAGATCGCCTTCCTGAAGGAACAGGGCGTGACGGTGATCGACGAGTCCGCCGGGCTGAAGCTCGACGAGTTCCGCGAGGCGGTGCGGGCGAAGGTGAACGAGGACTACCCCAACTGGTCCGACTACCTGAAGCGCATCGACGAGGTGCAATAA
- a CDS encoding TRAP transporter small permease, which produces MRVIWSVIERVFATLAVIALFALVVLPFTQVVMRDAFNAPVPGLEEATRWGLIGLVYLALPLLVSTNEQIRFSEIVDRLPGRARTLLERGLLLVAAACLFVLIDAAIGSALKNANNRTPMLNIPFRLFIAPMVIGLAVSAVGALYFAFRRTPPPVAPPEAGFLDREPEL; this is translated from the coding sequence TTGCGAGTCATCTGGTCCGTGATCGAGCGCGTGTTCGCGACGCTTGCCGTGATCGCCCTGTTCGCCCTGGTGGTGCTGCCCTTCACCCAGGTCGTCATGCGCGATGCGTTCAACGCCCCCGTCCCGGGCCTCGAGGAGGCGACGCGCTGGGGGCTCATCGGCCTCGTCTACCTGGCGCTGCCGCTTCTCGTCTCCACCAACGAGCAGATCCGCTTCAGCGAGATCGTCGACCGGCTTCCCGGCCGGGCGCGCACCTTGCTGGAGCGCGGGCTGCTGCTCGTCGCCGCCGCCTGCCTCTTCGTCCTGATCGACGCAGCCATCGGCAGCGCGCTCAAGAATGCGAACAACCGCACCCCGATGCTCAACATTCCGTTCCGCCTGTTCATCGCGCCCATGGTGATCGGCCTCGCCGTCAGCGCGGTGGGTGCGCTCTACTTCGCGTTCCGGCGTACGCCGCCGCCCGTGGCCCCGCCGGAAGCCGGCTTCCTCGACCGGGAGCCGGAGCTGTGA
- a CDS encoding TRAP transporter large permease, with protein MNEGFLVIAGFFGLFILGMPVAFAILVPSVVYIAVGGIPMAMVAQRVLYALDSFPLVAVPVFIFVGNLMNAAGITERLFKFADVLVGRLWGGLAQVNVFASLIFSGVSGAALADVGGLGRVEIKAMSDKGFPLPFSASVTAASAIIGPIFPPSIPIIIYASVTSVSAVQLLMAGIVPALIAVVLLMATVAVLSLRRDYPRALHWPSPRRLWRAFWPAAPALMAPIILIGGMLSGHFTPTETSAVAVVYVLVIGTVFYRSMGPRFVVKAAVETVRSTAAILFIVAAAAMFGWILTVEGVPRDVAGWFGALGDNPWLLLLVVNVIFLVAGMFVDSTTATLLLVPIIAPPVVAAGIDPVHLGIVIIFNLMFGTVTPPFGLSLFLLSNMTGLSFTRLAMAMVPFYPALVLALILLTFVPGLSLWIPSMIR; from the coding sequence GTGAACGAAGGCTTCCTCGTCATCGCCGGCTTCTTCGGGCTCTTCATCCTGGGAATGCCGGTCGCCTTCGCGATCCTCGTCCCGTCGGTCGTCTACATCGCCGTCGGCGGCATTCCGATGGCGATGGTCGCACAGCGCGTCCTCTACGCGCTCGACTCCTTCCCGCTGGTCGCGGTGCCCGTCTTCATCTTCGTCGGCAATCTGATGAACGCGGCCGGGATCACCGAGCGGCTCTTCAAGTTCGCCGACGTGCTGGTGGGGCGCCTGTGGGGCGGCCTCGCGCAAGTCAACGTCTTCGCCTCGCTGATCTTCTCGGGCGTCTCGGGCGCGGCGCTCGCCGACGTCGGTGGGCTCGGCCGGGTCGAGATCAAGGCGATGTCGGACAAGGGCTTCCCCCTCCCCTTCTCGGCGTCGGTGACGGCGGCGTCGGCCATCATCGGGCCGATCTTCCCGCCGTCGATCCCCATCATCATCTACGCGTCGGTGACCTCCGTCTCGGCGGTGCAGCTCCTGATGGCGGGCATCGTGCCGGCGCTGATCGCGGTGGTGCTGCTGATGGCGACGGTGGCCGTCCTGTCGCTCCGGCGGGACTATCCGCGGGCGCTGCACTGGCCCTCGCCGCGCCGGCTGTGGCGTGCCTTCTGGCCGGCCGCGCCGGCGCTGATGGCGCCGATCATCCTCATCGGCGGCATGCTGTCGGGCCACTTCACGCCGACCGAGACGTCGGCCGTCGCGGTGGTCTACGTCCTCGTCATCGGCACGGTCTTCTACCGCTCGATGGGGCCCCGCTTCGTCGTCAAGGCGGCGGTCGAGACGGTGCGCTCCACCGCCGCGATCCTCTTCATCGTCGCCGCCGCGGCGATGTTCGGCTGGATCCTCACGGTCGAGGGCGTGCCGCGCGACGTCGCCGGCTGGTTCGGCGCGCTCGGTGACAATCCGTGGCTGCTGCTGCTCGTCGTCAACGTCATCTTCCTGGTGGCGGGCATGTTCGTCGACAGCACGACCGCGACGCTGCTCCTGGTGCCGATCATCGCGCCCCCGGTCGTGGCGGCGGGGATCGACCCGGTGCACCTGGGCATCGTCATCATCTTCAATCTGATGTTCGGCACCGTCACGCCGCCGTTCGGGCTGTCGCTCTTCCTGCTCTCGAACATGACCGGCCTGTCGTTCACACGGCTGGCGATGGCGATGGTCCCCTTCTACCCGGCGCTGGTCCTGGCGCTCATCCTACTCACCTTCGTTCCGGGGCTGTCGCTCTGGATCCCGTCCATGATCCGCTAG
- a CDS encoding NAD(P)-dependent oxidoreductase, with amino-acid sequence MATIGFIGLGLMGCGFVERLVAGGHSVVGTDVKAEARTAAEALGARTVASAAEVAAAADHVLVCVTTPKDVEAVVRGVLSADGLGGKVLVDHSTTDIPLTRTLAESLRAAGMGFVDAPVSGGPGAAQTGTLAIMAGGAAEDFAKVEPVLSALGRVTLMGEVGAGQATKLVNQTLVLTNYCVIAEAYRLAEAYGVDAAKIPHALAPGHAGSNLLDALMPRLAAEDYAPRGYARQILKDLEMLHTATKDMPLALPMAGQALTLFRLLVAGGKAEQDGSAVVTLYPKAS; translated from the coding sequence GTGGCAACGATCGGATTCATCGGCCTCGGCCTCATGGGGTGCGGCTTCGTCGAGCGGCTCGTCGCCGGCGGCCACAGCGTCGTCGGCACCGACGTGAAGGCCGAGGCGCGCACCGCGGCCGAAGCGCTCGGCGCCCGCACCGTCGCGAGCGCCGCGGAGGTGGCGGCCGCGGCCGACCACGTCCTCGTCTGCGTCACCACGCCCAAGGACGTCGAGGCCGTGGTGCGCGGCGTCCTCTCGGCCGACGGGCTCGGCGGCAAGGTCCTGGTCGACCACTCGACCACCGACATCCCCCTGACCCGCACCCTCGCCGAGTCGCTGCGGGCGGCGGGGATGGGCTTCGTCGACGCGCCGGTCTCCGGCGGGCCCGGCGCGGCGCAGACCGGAACGCTCGCCATCATGGCCGGGGGCGCGGCGGAGGATTTCGCCAAGGTCGAGCCGGTGCTGTCGGCACTGGGGCGGGTGACGCTGATGGGCGAGGTCGGCGCCGGGCAGGCGACCAAGCTCGTCAACCAGACGCTCGTGCTGACCAACTACTGCGTCATCGCCGAGGCCTACCGCCTGGCCGAAGCCTATGGCGTCGACGCGGCCAAGATCCCGCATGCGCTCGCCCCCGGCCACGCCGGCTCCAACCTGCTCGACGCGCTGATGCCCCGGCTCGCCGCCGAGGACTACGCCCCACGCGGCTACGCAAGGCAGATCCTGAAAGACCTCGAGATGCTGCACACCGCGACCAAGGACATGCCCCTGGCGCTGCCGATGGCAGGTCAGGCGCTGACTCTCTTTCGCCTGCTCGTCGCGGGTGGCAAGGCCGAGCAGGACGGCTCCGCCGTCGTCACCCTCTACCCCAAGGCCTCCTAG
- a CDS encoding 4-hydroxythreonine-4-phosphate dehydrogenase PdxA, whose translation MADRPLIALALGDPSGIGNELAVKALTDEETFKAADWIVIGDRRLWDAGERIAERSLHLPDLDPNAFDHAAFLDLAHADLDAITLGESSEAGGSVAVRNFRTALQLAAAGGADAVTFTPFNKHAMRLADPSYVDEIGFVQRSIGTDAPGSEFNVLEEVWNARVTSHVPLSEVAALITPERLERAIRLTDSTMRGAGIDNPRIGVAALNPHAGDGGNFGTEDDAVIAPAVEAARLKQFRVTGPIPSDTVYVRALKGEFDAVLTMYHDQGQIAMKLIGFDRGVTLIGGFPFWIATPAHGTAYDIAGSGTANPGAAIEALRLATRLSRRSNPEGFPDPGHRLANAAAIAADAAAAPAAQERPEA comes from the coding sequence ATGGCTGACCGTCCCTTGATCGCGCTCGCCCTCGGCGATCCGTCGGGCATCGGCAACGAGCTCGCCGTAAAGGCGCTCACCGACGAGGAGACCTTCAAGGCCGCCGACTGGATCGTCATCGGCGACCGCCGCCTGTGGGACGCGGGCGAGCGCATCGCCGAGCGTTCGCTGCACCTCCCCGATCTCGACCCGAACGCGTTCGATCACGCCGCCTTCCTCGACCTCGCCCACGCCGATCTCGATGCGATCACGCTGGGTGAATCCAGCGAGGCCGGCGGCAGCGTCGCGGTGCGCAACTTCCGCACCGCGCTGCAACTCGCCGCCGCCGGCGGGGCCGACGCGGTGACCTTCACCCCCTTCAACAAGCACGCCATGCGCCTTGCCGACCCGTCTTATGTCGACGAGATCGGCTTCGTGCAGCGCTCCATCGGCACCGACGCGCCGGGCTCGGAGTTCAACGTGCTGGAGGAGGTCTGGAACGCGCGCGTGACCTCGCACGTGCCGCTGTCGGAGGTGGCGGCATTGATTACGCCCGAACGGCTGGAGCGGGCGATCCGGCTCACCGATTCCACCATGCGCGGCGCCGGGATCGACAATCCGCGCATCGGCGTCGCCGCCCTCAACCCGCATGCCGGCGACGGCGGCAACTTCGGCACCGAGGACGACGCGGTGATCGCCCCCGCCGTGGAGGCCGCGCGGCTGAAGCAGTTCCGCGTCACCGGCCCGATCCCGTCCGACACGGTCTATGTCCGGGCGCTGAAGGGCGAGTTCGACGCGGTGCTGACGATGTACCACGACCAGGGCCAGATCGCGATGAAGCTCATCGGCTTCGACCGCGGCGTCACGCTGATCGGCGGATTCCCGTTCTGGATCGCCACCCCGGCGCACGGCACCGCCTACGACATCGCCGGCAGCGGCACCGCCAACCCCGGCGCCGCCATCGAGGCGCTCCGCCTCGCCACGCGCCTGTCGCGCCGTTCCAACCCCGAGGGCTTCCCCGATCCGGGACACCGCCTGGCCAACGCGGCCGCGATCGCAGCCGATGCGGCCGCCGCCCCCGCCGCACAGGAGCGGCCCGAAGCCTGA
- a CDS encoding ketopantoate reductase family protein: MRTIVYGVGAIGGVVAAALTLAGREVVGIARGNRLALINEKGLLLRTPEASERVPFPCVGDPSEIDFRADDAILLTMKTQDTLGALDRLRAAGVTTQPIFCMQNGVTNERFALRRFPEVHGVTVRMPGFINEPDDACVFSGPKLGIFDLGRYPGGQNAHDHALAEALEAGNIAAFVHDDVMRLKYGKLFVNLQNIIEAALGRGADFDRLYQLAKREAEEVLTAAAVGWDVVDMSDEKRKKYMKFLPIEGVKYDGGSTTQSLMRGSGSVETDYMNGEVTLLARLNGMEAPVNAYLVELSGRLVRDGLKPGALTIADLEADLAQRDVTLDS, from the coding sequence ATGCGTACAATCGTTTACGGCGTCGGCGCGATCGGCGGAGTGGTCGCGGCCGCGCTGACGCTAGCCGGGCGCGAGGTGGTGGGCATCGCGCGGGGCAACCGCCTGGCGCTGATCAACGAGAAGGGCCTGCTGCTGCGCACGCCCGAGGCCAGCGAGCGGGTGCCGTTCCCGTGCGTCGGCGATCCGTCCGAGATCGACTTCCGCGCCGACGACGCGATCCTGCTGACGATGAAGACGCAGGACACGCTGGGCGCGCTCGACCGGCTACGCGCCGCGGGCGTGACGACGCAGCCGATCTTCTGCATGCAGAACGGCGTCACCAACGAGCGATTCGCGCTGCGTCGCTTCCCCGAGGTGCACGGCGTCACGGTGCGCATGCCGGGGTTCATAAACGAGCCGGACGATGCGTGCGTCTTCTCCGGCCCCAAGCTCGGCATCTTCGACCTCGGGCGCTACCCGGGCGGGCAGAACGCCCACGACCACGCGCTCGCCGAGGCGCTGGAAGCCGGCAACATCGCCGCCTTCGTCCACGACGACGTGATGCGGCTGAAGTACGGCAAGCTCTTCGTCAATCTGCAGAACATCATCGAGGCCGCGCTCGGCCGCGGCGCCGACTTCGACCGGCTTTACCAGTTGGCCAAGCGCGAGGCCGAAGAGGTGCTGACCGCGGCCGCCGTCGGCTGGGACGTCGTCGACATGTCCGACGAGAAGCGCAAGAAATACATGAAGTTCCTGCCGATCGAGGGCGTGAAGTACGACGGCGGGTCGACGACGCAGAGCCTGATGCGCGGCAGCGGCTCCGTGGAGACCGACTACATGAACGGCGAGGTGACGCTGCTGGCACGCCTCAACGGCATGGAGGCGCCCGTCAACGCCTACCTCGTGGAGTTGTCCGGACGCCTGGTGCGCGACGGGCTGAAGCCCGGTGCGCTGACGATAGCCGACCTCGAGGCGGACCTCGCCCAGCGCGACGTCACCCTCGACAGCTGA